In Amycolatopsis coloradensis, one genomic interval encodes:
- a CDS encoding cyclopropane-fatty-acyl-phospholipid synthase family protein, with the protein MSTSSVDRTAGSSGLPIPDENRWPGLATPPHSPFRARIAEQLFRQAVRPLNVRVCMPDGSQLGAGGPDAPEMRLNRPAAFFHRLGVDAKIGFGEAYMVGDWTSDALAEVLTPFAERMATLIPPLLQRFRRFVDRGHPAGEENTVEGARANIHRHYDLSNDLFGAFLDPSMMYSSALFGPDDDLTAAQHRKIDSVLDYAGVRQGSTVLEIGTGWGELSIRAAARGATVTSLTISEEQAKLATERIAAAGFADRVDVRLCDYRDSTGEYDAVVSVEMIEAVGEAYWPTFFETIGKRLKPGGRLGLQAITMDHERMLAAARSYTWVHKYIFPGGLIPSTTSVEQGMLAHTRLKLEGVREFGQDYARTLRLWRENFTQRWDEITELGFDDVFKRMWEFYLAYSEAGFRSGYLKVHQFGFAENGR; encoded by the coding sequence ATGTCCACGTCGAGCGTCGATCGGACGGCCGGTTCGTCCGGCCTGCCCATCCCTGACGAAAACCGGTGGCCCGGACTGGCCACCCCGCCGCATTCCCCGTTCCGGGCGCGGATCGCCGAGCAGTTGTTCCGGCAGGCGGTGCGCCCGCTGAACGTCCGCGTGTGCATGCCCGACGGCTCGCAGCTCGGCGCCGGCGGGCCGGACGCGCCCGAGATGCGGCTCAACCGCCCCGCCGCCTTCTTCCACCGCCTCGGCGTGGACGCGAAGATCGGCTTCGGTGAGGCCTACATGGTCGGCGACTGGACGAGCGACGCGCTCGCCGAGGTGCTGACCCCGTTCGCGGAGCGGATGGCGACGCTCATCCCGCCGCTGCTGCAACGGTTCCGCCGCTTCGTCGACCGCGGCCACCCGGCAGGCGAGGAGAACACCGTCGAGGGTGCGCGGGCGAACATCCATCGCCACTACGACCTGTCCAACGACCTGTTCGGCGCGTTCCTGGACCCGTCGATGATGTACTCGTCGGCGTTGTTCGGCCCGGACGACGACCTCACCGCCGCCCAGCACCGCAAGATCGACAGCGTCCTCGACTACGCCGGGGTCCGCCAAGGCAGCACCGTGCTCGAGATCGGCACCGGCTGGGGCGAACTCTCGATCCGCGCCGCCGCGCGCGGGGCCACGGTCACCTCGCTGACCATTTCCGAGGAGCAGGCGAAGCTGGCGACCGAGCGCATCGCGGCGGCGGGCTTCGCCGACCGCGTCGATGTCCGGCTGTGCGACTACCGCGACTCGACCGGCGAGTACGACGCCGTGGTCAGCGTCGAGATGATCGAAGCGGTCGGGGAAGCGTACTGGCCGACGTTCTTCGAGACCATCGGGAAGCGGCTGAAGCCGGGCGGAAGGCTGGGGCTCCAGGCCATCACCATGGACCACGAACGCATGCTCGCCGCGGCCCGGTCCTACACCTGGGTGCACAAGTACATCTTCCCCGGTGGGCTCATCCCGTCCACGACGTCGGTCGAGCAGGGCATGCTGGCGCACACCAGGCTGAAACTGGAGGGAGTACGCGAGTTCGGCCAGGACTACGCCCGCACGTTGCGGCTGTGGCGGGAGAATTTCACCCAGCGGTGGGACGAAATCACCGAACTGGGCTTCGACGACGTCTTCAAGCGGATGTGGGAGTTCTACCTGGCGTACTCCGAAGCGGGGTTCCGTTCGGGGTATCTCAAGGTCCACCAGTTCGGATTCGCCGAAAACGGACGGTGA